From a single Salvelinus sp. IW2-2015 linkage group LG22, ASM291031v2, whole genome shotgun sequence genomic region:
- the LOC111982661 gene encoding nucleotidyltransferase MB21D2 isoform X2, whose amino-acid sequence MVQKLDQKLPVANEYLLLSGGVREGVVDMDLDELSVYARGTDYDMDFTLLVPALKLHDRNQPVTLDMRHSALCHSWLSLRLFDEGTINKWKDCCTMVDHINGATNYFFSPTLVADWFYESISVVLVEIQKKPQRGMPRVEKVERNGTIISVILGVGSSRMLYDIXPVVSFKGWPAVAQSWLMENHFWDGKITEEEVISGFYLVPACSHKGRKENEWRLSFARSEVQLKKCISAXLMQAYQACKAIIIKLLSRPKAISPYHLRSMMLWACDRLPATYLSQEDFSAHFLLGLIDDLQNCLVNKMCPNYFIPQCNMLEHLSDEKAMLHARKLSSVRSDPAEHLRTTIEHAKAANRLTLELHWRGSASNLPSPQSDAGGEHQPDDRLAKKLQQLVTENPGKSISVFINPDDVTRPHFRIDDKFF is encoded by the coding sequence ATGGTGCAGAAACTGGACCAGAAGCTCCCTGTGGCCAACGAGTACCTACTACTGTCAGGTGGCGTGCGAGAGGGTGTGGTCGACATGGACTTAGACGAGCTGAGTGTCTACGCCCGCGGCACCGACTATGACATGGACTTTACCCTCCTCGTGCCCGCGCTCAAGCTGCACGACCGCAACCAGCCGGTGACTTTGGACATGCGCCACTCAGCCCTGTGCCACTCGTGGCTGAGCCTGCGCCTCTTCGACGAGGGCACCATCAACAAGTGGAAGGACTGCTGCACCATGGTAGACCACATCAACGGCGCCACCAACTACTTCTTCTCACCCACGCTGGTGGCTGACTGGTTCTACGAGTCCATCAGCGTGGTCCTGGTGGAGATCCAGAAGAAGCCCCAGCGCGGCATGCCCCGCGTGGAGAAGGTGGAGCGGAACGGCACMATCATCTCCGTCATCCTGGGCGTGGGCAGCAGCCGYATGCTCTATGACATCKTGCCTGTGGTCTCCTTCAAGGGATGGCCRGCGGTGGCCCAGAGCTGGCTGATGGAGAACCACTTCTGGGAYGGCAARATCACAGAGGAGGAGGTGATCAGCGGCTTCTACCTGGTGCCTGCCTGCTCCCACAAGGGCCGTAAGGAGAATGAGTGGCGCCTGTCKTTYGCCCGCAGYGAAGTGCAGCTCAAGAAGTGCATCTCGGCCARCCTGATGCAGGCCTACCAGGCRTGCAAGGCCATCATTATCAAGCTGCTGTCAAGGCCCAAGGCCATCAGCCCCTACCACCTgcgcagcatgatgctgtgggCCTGCGATCGGCTCCCCGCCACCTACCTGTCCCAGGAAGACTTCTCAGCCCACTTCCTGCTGGGCCTCATCGACGACCTACAGAACTGCCTGGTCAACAAGATGTGCCCCAACTACTTCATCCCACAGTGCAACATGCTGGAGCACCTGTCGGATGAGAAGGCCATGCTCCACGCCCGCAAACTCAGCTCGGTGCGCTCCGACCCGGCCGAGCACCTGCGCACCACCATTGAGCACGCCAAGGCGGCCAACCGACTGACCCTGGAACTGCATTGGCGCGGCAGTGCCTCAAACCTGCCGTCGCCACAGTCGGACGCGGGCGGCGAGCACCAGCCGGATGACCGCTTGGCTAAGAAGCTGCAGCAGCTGGTGACGGAGAACCCCGGAAAGTCCATCTCGGTGTTCATCAACCCCGATGACGTGACGCGGCCGCACTTCCGCATCGACGACAAGTTCTTCTGA